Sequence from the Sanguibacter keddieii DSM 10542 genome:
CCCGCCTCAGGGTTCTGCGGGTCGTTCATCGCCCTGGTCGCTCCGTTGCCGTAGATGACCACGTCCGGGAGCTCTTCAAGGAGGATCTCGGAGGCGGCAGCGCTCCAGTCTGCGCAGGTGGTGTACGGCGCCTCCTCCTTGAAGAGGACCGCAGGGCTGGGTGTGCACGAGGACTTGATCAGGGTCTGGAGCTTGTACCCGTTCTTCACCGCGTAGTCCTCGAGCGGTGGCTGCCACTGAGCGATCTTGGAGTCGCCGACCATGATCATGGTCCGGTCGCTGGTCAGGTCGCCGTAGTCGCACACCGTTGCAGTCGTGATGTCGAAGGCCATCTGGCACCCGTCGATGTACAGCTGGGGAGCGTCCTCGACGGCGAACATGGGGTCGGGCGATATGACGCCCGCAGAGGTCGCCGAGGCGATCGCGTCGAGGTCCGCGCCCGGGACGAAGATGGCTGCTGCCCCGGGCCCTTCGACGACCGGCCCTTCTGATGCGGTCGAGGCCCTGTTCGGGGCGACCATGAGCAGGGCCCCCGCCAGGATCCCGACAAGGGTGCAGTTGAGACCGACGGAAAGAGTCAGCCCAGGGCGCCTGGCGAGGATCTTCGAGCGGCGAACCGGGTTCTCGATGAACCGGAGACTGAGATAAGCCGGGATGAACGAGAGTGCGACCACGAGCAGTCCTCGCTTCACGCCGAGCTCACCGTAGTGGGCGGTCGCGAACACGAGCAGCGGCCAGTGCCAGAGGTAGAGCGAGTAGGAGAGCCCTCCGATCCAGACTGCCGGTTTCCACGACAGGAGAGCGCGGACAGGATTCTCGTGCCCGGCGACTCCAGCGGCGATGACCGCGGCAGTACCGAGGACCGGCACGAGCGTGGCAGGTCCTGGCCAGGTCGTCGACGACCCGTAGGCGAAGGCCGGGACGATGATGGCGAGCAGGCCCACGGTGGCGAGGACGGAAGACGCCTGCTTGTTGATCTTGGAGAGGAGAGCCATGGACAACGCGACTGCTGCACCGACCCCGAGCTCCCACAGCCTCGTGGTCGTGACGAAGAAGGCGACGTTGGGCGAGACCGGAGTCAGGTGGAGTGCCCAGAGGAACGACGGGACGGCGATCGCAGCGAGGCCGAGCCCCAGGGTGAGGGTCTGGCTCTTGCCCTGGCTGCCGCGACGGGCGAGCCGGCCCACGGCGAGGATCACGACGATGAGCACCGGCCACACCACGTAGAACTGCTCTTCGACGGCCAGCGACCAGAAGTGCTGGACAGGCGACGAGCCAGCATCCTCGGCGAGGTAGTCGACGGCTCGGTCGGCCAGCCGCCAGTTGACGATGTAGCCGGCTGCGGCGGCGATGTCTCCGCCGAAGACGGCGCGCTGGCTGACCGGGAGGAAGACGACGGTGAGCACGGCGGTCGTGACGAGCACCGCGACCGTGGCTGGGAGCAGCCTCTTGGCTCTCCGCGCGTAGAAGCCCACCAGCGACAGGCGACCGGTCTCGGCGACCTCACGGAGGATCACCCCTGTGATGAGGAACCCGGAGATGACGAAGAACACGTCGACGCCGATGAAGCCGCCGGGGATCCACGGCAGGCCAGCGTGGTAGATCAGGACGAGCCCGATGGCGACAGCCCTGAGCCCCTCGATGTCCGGGCGATAGCCGAGCCGGGGTCCACGACTGGTCGAGGACCTGGTTGGAGCGGGGTCGGCTGGCCCGACGTGTGACGTGACGGTGTTCATACGCTCCTCGAGTCCTCTGCGGGCGAGCACATCATAGGGGTTAGAGCGACTGGGGGGGTTATGCGCCACCTGGGTGGATGGTCCGTCGAGGGGCGGTGTCGCTTCCGAGGAGAAGCGGGCTGGCGATGCATCGGTCCGACCTGGTCCGGGTAGGCTCCTCACTGATATGACGACTGAGAACTCCATGCCGAGCAACCCCTCCGAGGGGAGCAAGCGCATCCCCAGATCTGAGCGGGTCGAGCAGGTCGCAGCAGGTCTGACCCCGGTGAACGCCCAGATGTCGATCGGTCGTTACACGCGTCAGGTATGGGGCCGCCGCCGCTTCGTCGCGGCGCTCGCGTCGTCGAAGCTGAGCGCCAAGCACGGCAAGGACCGTCTCGGGAGCCTGTGGCTCATCTTGACGCCGCTGCTCAACGCAGCCACGTACTACCTGATCTTCGGTGTGCTCCTCGACACGCAGCGGGGCATCGAGAACTTCGTCGGGTTCTTGATCATCGGCGTGTTCGTGTACCAGTTCTCCGCGAGCACCATCAACGAGGGCTCGCGCTCGATCGTGTCGAACACGAAGCTGCTGCAGACGCTCCACTTCCCGCGTGCGGTGCTGCCGCTCTCCGTGGTCGTCCGCCAGGTCATCGCCTTCATGCCTGCGCTCGCAGTCATGTTCGTGATCGTGCTCGCGATCCCCCCGCACGCCTCCGTCACGTGGCGCTGGCTGCTCGTCGTACCGGTCTTGATCCTCCAGGTCGCCTTCAGCACGGGGGTGGCGCTGATGCTCGCCCGGCTCGTCGCACGGGTGAACGACATCAGTAACCTCATGCAGTTCGTCATGCGCGCGTGGATGTACTTCTCCGGGATCTTCTACTCCTTCGACCGGTTCGACGCCTACCCGACCGCGAAGGCGGTCCTCGAGCTGAACCCGCTCCACGCCTTCCTCACGATCTACCGAGACGCGGTGCTCTACGAGCAGGTCGCGCCCGCAAAGGACTGGTACGTCGCGGTGGCGTGGTCCCTCGCTGCCCTGGTGGTCGGTTGGGTCGTGTTCTGGCGTGGCGAGAAGGAGTACGGACGTGTCTGAGGCTCAGCTGGCACCGACGGGAGAGGCGGTCCTCCCGCCCGCGACCGTCGTGATGGACGACGTGCACGTCACGTACCGGGTCCCGACCGTCCAGCAGCGGGCCGAGTCACCTCGAGGGCTCAGACGGCTCGCGTCGTTCGTCCAGCCGACCCCTCAAGCCTCCGTTCATGCAGTGCGAGGGATCTCTCTCGTCGTCCGGGAGGGAGAGTCCGTCGGCCTGATCGGCACGAACGGCTCGGGCAAGTCGTCCTTGCTCCGGGCGCTCGCCGGGCTGCACCCGCTCAAGCAGGGCCGGATCTTCGCCGCCGACGAGCCGATGCTCCTCGGGGTGAACGCCGCTCTACTGCCGGAGCTGCCTGGAAGCAAGAACGTGCTGCTCGGCGCGATGGCCCTCGGGCTCTCGAAGGCGGAGGCTGCTGCAAGGTACGACGAGATCGTCGAGCTCGCCTCTATCGGGAACTCGATCTACCTGCCGATGAAGACGTACTCCTCTGGTATGGCAGCTCGTCTGAACTTCTCGATCGCCACGGCGGTCCGACCGAAGATCCTGCTGGTCGACGAGGCGCTCAACACCGGGGACGCCGACTTCCGTCAACGCAGCCAGAACAAGATGGACGAGCTGAGGACGCACGCCGGGACGGTCTTCTTGGTCAGCCACAGCTCGTCGACGCTCCGAGACACCTGCACCCGGGTGCTGTGGATCGACAAGGGCACGCTCCGTATGGACGGCGAGCCGAAAGAGGTCCTCAAGGCGTACTCGGTGCGCCAGAAGGAGATCGTCGAGGCTCGCACGTCGGGCAAGCCGGTCCCGCCGCCGCCGTGGGAGAGCGGTGAGCTGGCACCTGTGCCAGACCCGTTCGCCTGACCGGCCTGGCTCCGGCGGGGCCCTCTCTCACGACGGATCTTCACGAGTCCTCCAGCCCACCGGCTCGCCCCGGTAGTGTCACCGGTTAACCTTGTGTGCTGGTATCTCTACAGAGGGAGTGTGCGTTGGACGCGGACCTTGTCATCGTCGGTTCTGGATTCTTCGGTCTCACCGTCGCCGAGCGGATCGCCGAGGAGTACGGCCGCAAGGTCCTCGTCGTCGACCGCCGTCACCACGTGGGCGGCAACGCCTACTCGGAGAACGAGGCGCAGACCGGGATCGAGGTGCACCGCTACGGTGCCCACCTCTTCCACACCTCCAACGAGCGCGTCTGGGAGTACGTCAACCGGTTCACGTCCTTCACGGACTACGTGCACCGGGTGTACACCACGCACAAGGGCGAGGTGTACCCCATGCCGATCAACCTCGGCACGGTGAACCAGTTCTTCCGCTCGTCGCACGGCCCGCAGGCCGCCCGCGACCTGCTCCTCGAGCAGGCTGCCGAGCTCGGCGGCAAGTCGCCGGAGAACCTCGACGAGCAGGGCATCTCCCTCATCGGGCGCCCGCTCTACGAGGCGTTCATCCGCGAGTACACGGCCAAGCAGTGGCAGACGGACCCCAAGGACCTGCCGGCGAGCATCATCTCGCGCCTGCCCGTGCGCTACACGTACGACAACCGATACTTCTCGGACACCTACGAGGGTCTGCCGACCGACGGGTACACGCGCTGGATCGAGCGCATGGCCGACCACAAGAACATCGAGGTCCGCCTGGACGTCGACTTCTTCGACGAGTCGCAGCCGGTCAACAAGAAGAACGTCGTCGGCAACGTGCCCGTCGTCTACACCGGCCCGGTCGACCGCTACTTCGACTACGCCGAGGGCGACCTCTCCTGGCGCACCCTCGACTTCGAGGAGGAGGTGCTCCAGGTCGGCGACTACCAGGGAACCTCCGTCATGAACTACGCGGACGCCGACGTGCCGTACACGCGCATCCACGAGTTCCGCCACTTCCACCCGGAGCGGGACTACCCCAAGGACAAGACCGTGATCATGCGCGAGTTCTCGCGCTTCGCGGAGAAGACCGACGAGCCGTACTACCCGATCAACACCGCAGCCGACCGTGAGCGCCTGCTCGCCTACCGCGACCTCGCCGCGGCCGAGAAGGACGTGCTCTTCGGCGGGCGCCTCGGCACGTACAAGTACCTCGACATGCACATGGCGATCGGCTCGGCCCTCTCCATGGTCGACAACAAGCTCGCGCCGCACTTCGGCGCCGGCCGCTCCATCGAGAGCGGCGGGGTCGACGCATGAGCGCCACCACCGCAGCCCCGGTGAAGCCCGCGACGGTGACCCGCACCCTCCAGCGCGTCGTGCTGCCCCTCGAGGCCGACCAGGACATCCTCCCGCTCTACGTCGAGGGCGAGCAGCAGCAGCCCCCGGTCGTCGCCCACGGGGAGAAGGAGCGCGGCGCCGCCGCCGAGGCGCAGGACCTCTCGCAGGTGCTCTCGCGCACCAGCTACGCGGTCCGCGCGCAGCAGCGCACCTCCTTCGGCACGTACTTCAACGCCTTCCCCGCCAGCTACTGGCGCCGCTGGACGGTCGTCACCGAGGTCACCCTCCGGGTGACGCTCCTCGGCTCGGCCGACGTCATCGTCTACAGGTCCAACGCGAAGGGCAACGTCTACCGCGTCGAGTCCACGCGGGTCGAGGCTGGCACCGACGCGACCGCGGGCACCGACGTCTCCTTCAGGCTGCCGCTGTCGACCTTCGCGGACGGCGGCTGGTACTGGTTCGACGTCATCGCCGCCGACGGGGGAGCGACCGTCAAGGCCGCCCGCTGGGAGGCCGAGGTCCCCGAGGACCGCGCGACCCCCGGCACCCTGTCGATCGCCGTCACCACGCTCAACCGCCCGGACGACGTCGTCGCCCTCCTCGGCCAGCACGGCGCCGACCCCGAGCTCCTGTCCATCCTCGACGAGGTCATCGTCGTCGACCAGGGCAACCAGCACCCCACCGACGCCGAGGGCTTCGCCGAGGCCGAGAAGGGCCTCGACGGGCGCCTGCGCGTCATCATCCAGGCCAACCTCGGCGGGTCCGGCGGGTTCTCCCGCGGGATGAGCGAGACCCTCGACGCCGAGAAGAGCACCTACGTGCTCATCTCCGACGACGACGTCCGCACCGAGCCCGAGGGCATCGTCCGCGCCGCGACCTTCGCCGACCTCTCGCGCCGCCCGACGATCGTCGGCGGCCAGATGTTCTCGATGTTCGACCGCCCGTACCTGCACTCCATGGGCGAGCGCATCCAGCCGTGGCGCTTCTGGTGGGGACCGGTCCTCCAGGACTCCGAGGGCCACCACCTCGACAAGGAGTCGCTGCGCAGCACCCGCGAGCTCCACCGCCGCGTCGACGTCGACTACAACGGGTGGTGGATGACCCTCATCCCGCTGTCCGTGGTCCGCGAGATCGGCCTGTCCCTCCCGCTGTTCATCAAGTGGGACGACGCCGAGTACTCGCTCCGCGCCCGCCAGACCGGCGTCCCCACCGTCACGCTCCCCGGCGCAGCCGTGTGGCACGTGCCGTGGACCGACAAGGACGACACCCTCGACTGGCAGGCGTACTACCACGAGCGCAACCGCTTCGTGGCGGCGCTGCTGCACTCCCAGTACCCCCGCGGCGGCCGGATCGTCCGTGAGTCCTTCATCCACCAGACCCGGCACCTGCTCGCCTCGCAGTACTCCGTGGCCGAGCTGCGCCTCATGGCCCTCGAGGACCTCCTCAGCGGCCCCGAGCACATGCACGACCAGCTCGGCACCCGCCTCGGCGACATCCGTGCCGTGCGCGCCGCGCACCCGGACTCGACCGTCGAGAAGGACCCGGGCGCCTTCCCCGCGCCCCGTCGCGAGAAGATGCCCAAGAAGGGCGAGGGCGTCCGCCCGCCGTCCAACCGGGTCGGCCTGCTCACGATGGCCGCCGTCGGCGCCGTCAAGCAGCTGCGCCCCATCCGCCAGCTGTCCAAGAGCCACCCCGAGGCCGAGGTGCACGCCGCCGACGCCAAGTGGTGGATGCTCGCGCAGTTCGACTCCGCCGTGGTGTCCACCTCGGACGGCTCCGGGGCCTCGTGGTACCACCGTGACCCC
This genomic interval carries:
- a CDS encoding ABC transporter ATP-binding protein — its product is MSEAQLAPTGEAVLPPATVVMDDVHVTYRVPTVQQRAESPRGLRRLASFVQPTPQASVHAVRGISLVVREGESVGLIGTNGSGKSSLLRALAGLHPLKQGRIFAADEPMLLGVNAALLPELPGSKNVLLGAMALGLSKAEAAARYDEIVELASIGNSIYLPMKTYSSGMAARLNFSIATAVRPKILLVDEALNTGDADFRQRSQNKMDELRTHAGTVFLVSHSSSTLRDTCTRVLWIDKGTLRMDGEPKEVLKAYSVRQKEIVEARTSGKPVPPPPWESGELAPVPDPFA
- a CDS encoding ABC transporter permease, with the translated sequence MTTENSMPSNPSEGSKRIPRSERVEQVAAGLTPVNAQMSIGRYTRQVWGRRRFVAALASSKLSAKHGKDRLGSLWLILTPLLNAATYYLIFGVLLDTQRGIENFVGFLIIGVFVYQFSASTINEGSRSIVSNTKLLQTLHFPRAVLPLSVVVRQVIAFMPALAVMFVIVLAIPPHASVTWRWLLVVPVLILQVAFSTGVALMLARLVARVNDISNLMQFVMRAWMYFSGIFYSFDRFDAYPTAKAVLELNPLHAFLTIYRDAVLYEQVAPAKDWYVAVAWSLAALVVGWVVFWRGEKEYGRV
- a CDS encoding glycosyltransferase, with protein sequence MSATTAAPVKPATVTRTLQRVVLPLEADQDILPLYVEGEQQQPPVVAHGEKERGAAAEAQDLSQVLSRTSYAVRAQQRTSFGTYFNAFPASYWRRWTVVTEVTLRVTLLGSADVIVYRSNAKGNVYRVESTRVEAGTDATAGTDVSFRLPLSTFADGGWYWFDVIAADGGATVKAARWEAEVPEDRATPGTLSIAVTTLNRPDDVVALLGQHGADPELLSILDEVIVVDQGNQHPTDAEGFAEAEKGLDGRLRVIIQANLGGSGGFSRGMSETLDAEKSTYVLISDDDVRTEPEGIVRAATFADLSRRPTIVGGQMFSMFDRPYLHSMGERIQPWRFWWGPVLQDSEGHHLDKESLRSTRELHRRVDVDYNGWWMTLIPLSVVREIGLSLPLFIKWDDAEYSLRARQTGVPTVTLPGAAVWHVPWTDKDDTLDWQAYYHERNRFVAALLHSQYPRGGRIVRESFIHQTRHLLASQYSVAELRLMALEDLLSGPEHMHDQLGTRLGDIRAVRAAHPDSTVEKDPGAFPAPRREKMPKKGEGVRPPSNRVGLLTMAAVGAVKQLRPIRQLSKSHPEAEVHAADAKWWMLAQFDSAVVSTSDGSGASWYHRDPERFRSLMTRSVKIHEQLLRAWPELSEQYKSSIDSLVGQDEWKKTFRGER
- a CDS encoding acyltransferase family protein is translated as MNTVTSHVGPADPAPTRSSTSRGPRLGYRPDIEGLRAVAIGLVLIYHAGLPWIPGGFIGVDVFFVISGFLITGVILREVAETGRLSLVGFYARRAKRLLPATVAVLVTTAVLTVVFLPVSQRAVFGGDIAAAAGYIVNWRLADRAVDYLAEDAGSSPVQHFWSLAVEEQFYVVWPVLIVVILAVGRLARRGSQGKSQTLTLGLGLAAIAVPSFLWALHLTPVSPNVAFFVTTTRLWELGVGAAVALSMALLSKINKQASSVLATVGLLAIIVPAFAYGSSTTWPGPATLVPVLGTAAVIAAGVAGHENPVRALLSWKPAVWIGGLSYSLYLWHWPLLVFATAHYGELGVKRGLLVVALSFIPAYLSLRFIENPVRRSKILARRPGLTLSVGLNCTLVGILAGALLMVAPNRASTASEGPVVEGPGAAAIFVPGADLDAIASATSAGVISPDPMFAVEDAPQLYIDGCQMAFDITTATVCDYGDLTSDRTMIMVGDSKIAQWQPPLEDYAVKNGYKLQTLIKSSCTPSPAVLFKEEAPYTTCADWSAAASEILLEELPDVVIYGNGATRAMNDPQNPEAGVSPEALADGIAQQWRLLEDAGIEVVVLLDNPSPGKLSPVYDCVLENPDALDRCSFPQEEGESRSAASVQLAAASQVPEVDVLDLTDALCPAGTCPAVIGDTLVYRQGSHLTTNYVRSVGPQVEERLHAMLGD
- the glf gene encoding UDP-galactopyranose mutase, encoding MDADLVIVGSGFFGLTVAERIAEEYGRKVLVVDRRHHVGGNAYSENEAQTGIEVHRYGAHLFHTSNERVWEYVNRFTSFTDYVHRVYTTHKGEVYPMPINLGTVNQFFRSSHGPQAARDLLLEQAAELGGKSPENLDEQGISLIGRPLYEAFIREYTAKQWQTDPKDLPASIISRLPVRYTYDNRYFSDTYEGLPTDGYTRWIERMADHKNIEVRLDVDFFDESQPVNKKNVVGNVPVVYTGPVDRYFDYAEGDLSWRTLDFEEEVLQVGDYQGTSVMNYADADVPYTRIHEFRHFHPERDYPKDKTVIMREFSRFAEKTDEPYYPINTAADRERLLAYRDLAAAEKDVLFGGRLGTYKYLDMHMAIGSALSMVDNKLAPHFGAGRSIESGGVDA